aaaatttaaagaacTCCCCTCCTCTCAGTCCTTgggtaaaggcacttatcatgatgtcagggGTAGCCGCTGGTATTTCCAGCGCTGCACTGTTAAAACACTGGACAAATTCTCGCAAAGTTTCTGCATCTTGTTGTTTCACCACGAACATGCTCAAATAGTTTTTCTGGTGCCTTTTGCTGCTGGCGAATCGGTACAAGAAAGCCGTAGAAAAATCCTCAAAAGACTGTATGGAATTGggctgcaaggtgttaaaccaTTGCTGAGCTGACCTCACTAGCGTACCTAGGAACACCCTGCACATGACCCCATCTGAATATTGATGTAACAGAGCAGCATTCTCAAACCTCCCCAAGTGTTCATCAGGGTCAGTATGTCCGTCGTACTCTCCCACATTTGATTGTCGGAAATGTAGAGGAAGCCCTTCTTCCAAAATGGCAAGTGAAAAAAGACTTCCTCTCTTGGGTGCCCGCGCTCTGCTTCCCACCTGCTACCTCAACCTCCGTATTTCCTTCCACATCTCTCCCATCTCCATATTCCCCTCGCCTGGGAGGGGCTGTGTCTCTTCAACCCTGCCCTGGTGGCCCTCAGCATTTTCCTCTCGCTGCTGGCGAGTGGACTGCTCTTCAGCAAACATGCATTCTTGGTTTCTCTTCATAGCTTCACCCACTGTCCGAGTGATAAATTGGCTCAACTGTTacagggtcaagttccccacattCTCATTGGGAAGGGGTTgctcgacccttgtctcgtAACAGGGCTGCTCGGCtcttgtctcttgacgaggttgttcctgtctcgtctCAAGATGTCGTTGTTCCTGTCTCTTCTTAACATGAGATTGTTCTTGTCCCCTAtgaggacgcgatgatgctgaggtagCTCTTCTACTCCCTCTcttgcctaccatctctacgtctcaactcaaatttctcacatacggcgccaagtgatactcacgggaaatttcaGGTCCGATCCCAACGAGCGTCACTAGTTCAGACGTGGGCTTTAATATTACCGTGAGCCTGAAATaaagaataagaccgttagaagggggccaggagggtgtcctggcgtagcccctccgacgctcaagtcagagactgaggattcatggggagagcagctaagggtgctgctgaaaacaatatagtgaatgccTGAATTAAACACTCGAACCTGAtgtttataggagaatacctgggcccTTGATGTGCCTGTCTTCCATTTGGGCTAGGGATGGACAAGAGGTAGCGGgcccatccatggggtatcacaaGTAAAGGAAAGCTTCCCTAAATTAAGGGATGTTTTTAACTATGTCTATCAATATCTACTAATCGGTGTTCATTAATTCCGAGGTTGTATGAAACTACGacaatacataaaataaaatatattgtgaGACTGTATTATatgttaattttgtgaaacagatctccAACTCGAcccaattcattaaaaaaattaaattttaagctAAAAGCATTTCTCTTCACATTAATTATGAATCTAATTTACCcgtattatgaaaataaatacgTGAGATCGTACCATTATAGacctaaaaattcaaattcctcTCGCAAACCGCAAATAAAGCATTTCCTATATACTGAAATCATCTGAGACATGagaaagctatttttaaaaccAAAACACAAAGTGAGTCAATTGACCATAATTtcctcatatatatataattaacattctattaattatttaggataagttattaattatttattttatctaattCTGATTGGAAAAGTGCAAACAGTGGAAAAGCTAAAGAAAAAATTAACATTCCTTATGGAaacatcattattatttttaatattcaattataaatcttattattattcaataatactaataaaaaagataaatatgggCGGGGTTCATTGCTCACCCGACGAGCAACCCTATTTTACGACAATAATCTGGATTCTGGGTTGAATTCCAATAAATGTTACAAAAAAAGCCCCGTCACTCTACATTTAGGCCTTTATTTAGCGTTCCCACATCGCAATTTCGgaacaaatatttgttttatataaGCTGATTTCCTCAGATTCTCTATCGCCGGGCTCAGTTGCGAGGGCCTGTAACCTGTGCAGGGGCATTAAGGCAGAGGGAGGTGGAGAGTGGAATTCATGTGCCGATGAGGAGTGCTCGCTCACAACCAGATTCATCATCCTTTTGAGCGAGAAATCCATGCGATGGATCTCTGCAGCGTTTATGTATGTCGGCCGGCAGGTGCCCTGAAGTTTGCCGGCCGAGTGTATGTGGAGGCACCCCACTATTGTAAGAGATGTGTGCGTTCTGGCCAGGGCCCCTCCTCTTCTGGCGAGGACGACACACATCGAATTTAAGCTGGCTTGACAGAGCAGCAGCTGCTAGTGGATGGATCTGCTTGTGAGTTTGCAATCTGCGCATGGTGTTCTACTTCTTCGTCCGAACCCCTGACCTTTTGGGTTCATTTTTCAGTCTTGATGATCGATCCTTGTTGTTGTCCAAAACAGACTCAGTTGGTTCCTGATTacaaaattgatttttctttttcatttggCTCCATTTAGCATATCTCCATTAAACAAAATCTATTCTTTTCACAAATTTAAGGGGCTTTGAGGGACAGGCTGTTTCCCTGTCAACGTTATTGGGGTGAGCTTACCCGAGACGATACAGTCGAAATCAATCTATATGCGAAGGTGAGTTGCCTCTCACCCTTCCCGTGTTGGATTATTTTACTCCTACAGGAACTGGGGAACCACCACTACAGAAGAAGGGGGTATTGCCATGAGTTTGTGCTATAGACAGAGGAACAATTTGTTAGTTGCACCaatttagtgttttaattatgaTCACTCGCTACATGATTAACCTTTAAGAGCTATGAATATGCGTGTTCTTGTTTTCAGTCGACTCTTGTAATTTAGACCAAGTATCTGTGGTTAGAGCAGCTGTCACCTAGTGATAATTTCTAAAATACTAGCTCTACAAATGGCGTTCCAGCTCATTTCGACCCCTACATTTTTGTTCAACGTTGTTTCTCCCTTAGTTTTGTCCGTTGAACATGATTCTCTGTTCTTGTCAATAATCGACAGATATTCGTGTGATATATATGCCTTGTTCCAGCAAGACCGTCAATGCTCCGGTCATGATTATACATAATCGATATGCCAGAAGCTTTGATTCGTTTGATTCTATATATGTTGCTTTGAAgctgattttgttatttttcatttttaaagcTTAGATTCTTTGCAAGTTAATTTCCTTATTTTCCTCATTGCCTATCATCGTGTCTCTCTATTTTTCTTGTCCTTGTCTGATTGTAAGCTCCTTTCGCCTTGAATCTTCTGTGATGTTATCCGCGTAAATCGGGTGAGCTGGTTCGAGCAATTTACTGGATCGAGTATAAAATTGATGAGAGATGAGAGCACAACGAGATATATCCAAACCAAAGGCTTTTCTTTTCTCCCGGAAAAAGCCGGTGCTGACCTGCAAATACGAAGTTAATCACGAGAATtctgcagcaaaatattcttactttttttgaatggtttgaaccaggaGATTTTTGATCGGGTTTCTATCTGTGACAATCCTTATTCGTATGAAAGATTAGTGAATCGTTGTCGTCAAGAAGATATCAATATTGCTAGGAGGAAGGCTATGCAAGCTAGCAAAAGTTCTAGTTCGTTGAGACCGAGGGATCAATCTTTCAAGAAGTCCGTATCTTATTCTTCCAACTCTGGAGGGGTGCACAGCTTTGGTAGGAAAAAGCTGTAATGTGGCCACTGCAGAGTCAATCACTAGACGGAGAATTGTCGAAAAGTAATAGGTGTTTGTTTCAATtgtggtggttttggtacatgaAGAGGGATTGCCCTAATTTGGAGAATCAGAGTGGAGGCGGAGGTTCTATGGAAGGGTCTTACAGTGGAAAATAGTCTGAGGCCACTGTGCAACAGAAATGTTTTCATGCTCAAGGTTCTCGTCGTGGTGGAATATCACAAGGATCTCAGCAACGCCCACGAGTTCAAGAGCAAGTGTTTGCCATAaaccaagaacaagctgaggagcaaaacgagagagtcattgcaggtaatttccTTTTATGTGGTATTCatgcatatgtattaattgacacTAGGGGTATcacattcattcatagcatCAATGTTAGTTAAGAAGCATAAACCACCCTACGTGTCATTAGATGTTTTGATGTCGATGTCAACACCGATGGGACAAGAGGTTTTAGCTAAGCGACTTGTAGTACACTATTTGTTAGAGTTTGAGGAAAAATACTTATATGTCAATTTGATGATATTGACTATGAAAGATTTCGATTGTATTATGGGAATCGACCTATTGACTAAGTATAGAACGACGGTAAATTGTTATCAATGTCTCGTTCAGTTTCGTCCAGAAGGAGACAAGAATTTGTTCTTCTTCGGTGAAGGAGCTCGATCTCCAATGCCAGTAGTGTCTGCTGTAAAGGCACAACGGGCTTTAGCGAAAGGAGGAGAAGGATACCTCATTTATGCTGTTGACGTATCGAATGATGTAATCGATGTGAAGAATATTCCAGTTGTCGATGAATTTCCTGATGTTTTCCCCGATGAAATTCCTGGATTTCCTCCGGAGAGGGAAGTGGAAGCGGAGATAGAGTTCATACATGCGTTGATGAAAAATGTATGTCTTGCTCAATTGAATCCAAAGGAAGTTCTCGAAGATCAATTGGAATTACATGAAATGGGTAAAAAAATGTGAGAAGGCAGAAAAAGAAAAGGACAGAGAAAGGccgaatatgataaaaaaaagatgagaggaaagaggccaataAAGACGTGGAAAAAAATACATTGATGTTAAAAAAGAGTGAGATTGATAGATACTTGTTTTTGCATAAACTTATTTGATACAGTCATGGATGAGCCTCGAAGTGGGCACGCTCCTAAGAAAGCGCGGGATCCACTAGTGCGATGGATAAAACTAACCACTAGATGGCCCTAACTAAGTGGGTAAGAGTAACATCTATACGGCCAGGTGGGGTGAGAATAACTGTTATATGACCCTAATACAGTGGAACAATTGGAGGATGAAGAACAAGATTGGTTTTGGGATGGTGTTTAAGCTTCTTATTGTGAAGAAAAGCAGTGTTCTTtcagttatttttttaatcattgtaCGCTTCTACACTTTTGTTGATTTCGAACATTTGTACATGTGATTATCTATTTTACGAAATAGATTGatataataatttgatttaCTACGAGGcttttttatgattatatgatTCTGAAACAACGTTGGATATCACCCGACCTTACccggtttcggggcgtgacaaaacTTGGGACGAAAAGGTTAATGAAACCAAATTATAATGTTAGAACtaataatatcaaaatcttgttataatttcatttaatgaattaaattagAACAATGGTTGACCAAATACAAGCGTATATCCCCGTGGAGTAAAAGAAAGCTGCCCAATCCCAGTAGCCGCCGGAGCCTTATTATCCCCGATTAAGCCACCGTCTCCAGCTCCAGAGCAAGGTGGTGCCACCCCCAAGAGCTGGCGAAAACAAAGAGCTCTCCACCACTACCTGCTTCGCCTCCACCTTCTCCACCTGTCGGCGAACATTATTTCTAAGCTTCTCCATCGCCGCCTTCAACTGCTCCAGATCTTTCAGCCCCATCTCCTCAACCGGAGCCTCCCACCACGACCCAACCCCGTGCGTAGCTTTCCTCAGCCGCCTCACTTCCTCTCCCCGCCGCTTCTCCGCCTCCAACTCACCGACCATGTCGTTCAAGTACATGTTAAGTTCCCTCACACGTGCAACACGATGAGCCTCCACGAGCTGCATGGAACTGGTGGCGCTAGGCAGAGTATCTGCATTTGATGACCACGACAAGTAGCGATCTATGATTGAATCGACAGCAGGATGCCCGAAAGAAAACACTTTCTTTCCCGGAGAGAAGACGATGATAGCAATCTCCGCGCCGCAAAGGGTGCATAGTTCGCTCGCTTTCTTGAACAGACCGGTTCGACGCTTCGAGAAGGTAACGAGTAGATTTCTTACTTTCGACATCTTCGCCATTTCAATCTTTTGTCGACCCCTGGTTTTTCCGGTCATGCCTGAGGGTTTTGACTTCCTTTGTAAACAAAGGCagataaataataagaaaaataaataaacaatatagGTTATAAATAGGGTTTGGTGTTTCGTAATActatgtcaattttaatttcccttttgaaaatgtttgatatttttccttttaagttttatattcaTTGTATTTGGGAACATGAATATTATCTATTTAATACACATTGCATCTTAATTTCGAATTATATTTACGtaataaatttcatattttgagaaaaatatcaatatttcgcAATAGtaatataaaaaacaataaatccTACGCACATGAAATGCTGTCCCATAAACAAGTACAATGTACATGTGTTGAAAATATCAAAGATAGCATTTTTCAAGTTTGGAATTTTCATTTCTTGTATTGATTTTGGATTCATATTTTGGAGTGTTTTGTCTTGGAACGAAAACTATTTtctttgatatatataatatatataaccaaaagtagAAATGTCATCAAATAAGCAAGAAATTATTAATATGTTCATGTGTTCTGATACCCATGGATGGGCCCACTAAGATCAGACTCAAACCAGATTTTGGACCTGACACATCCTCAACCAAGGTAGAAGGCCCATGATAAACTCATGtattcttctataaataccaagttattcattcactatattgactttcagcagcacccttagccgCTTTCTCATTATATTATCAGTCTCTAACTTGAGCGCCTGAGAggctacgccgggacaccctcccgtCCCCGTTCTAACGGTCTCTTTCGTGATTTCAGGTTTAGAGTAAATTTGAAGTCTGCATTCGAACTGCTATCAACTGCTAGAACCGAACTCTAAATTTTCAATGAGTATCACGTTCGTAAGATTATATGTCACATTGTATACATAGAATTGTGTCATCTGTCACAACCTTCTTGATCAAGTGACACCCAAATGTACCAACATAAAATATAAGATAAGGTCTTAAGTTCGATCGAGACTCGTGTAAACACTTCCCATCTCAAATGTCCAAAAAACAGTGTCTTCCAAGAATGGATGATCATGAAGTGATTCAAAAGTTTGTCTATAATCTATATATTGTTCCAAAAATCAATGTATTTGGATGTATCTATTTGATTTAGATATAGATATTTGtcttgagaaaaaaaattcaaatctgTTTTTCGAATGCCACCTATATCGAAtgtatttaaaatactagacaattactaattaaaatgattagggagaaaattttgaaattaaccTAAATGGACTTGAATGAGTTTTTTCCCCATCTCCAGCAAGTTAAATAAACGTGGAACAATTAGTTTGAATGTTTTTAGCAACCTCGAATAACATCTGTTATAATGTTTAGTACTATTAAAATCATACGATtatcattaatttaattttaatatttataaatataaaaatagcaACATGAATgggtttttttaaattaattttttaaaaataatttcaaaaNCGTAGAATCACAAGTTtctttacagttttatatggattcatgtttcagatttgacatttatttctgatatttactgcatgcttttatattgattatattatcgcatgttcgttgatttatactgggattatattctcaccggagttatccggctgttgtcttgtttgtatgtgtacatgaccacaggtgggacaggatcagggtccaggaaatgaggagagatcgtgattagagtggagacttcggactttgatgtatatagggtttttacacttgacattagtagttgaaccttagtttgagatgtttgtatgttgtatcagatttatactctcatactgatatgtataggagtttgattccattacgttccgcaattaaagaaaaaaaaaatttatgacccgaattactggattagtaaattgatcctaatgatgattaagaattgattagcgtccgggtccccacacaagGATTGTTATATTccaactattattattattattattattattatttattaattatattactagtaataataaaataaaaataagttgATGGATACACGTATACattttttcttcgaaaactAAACCTACACCTATTTAAATagatactttttttttaaaaaaaataaattcaattttttaaaattaaataaattaatgtctatttttttaaattattaaacttgAGTTTCaactatcatttttttttttgcatttagTCTTCCTATTTTACTAAtaagatatatatttatattcaataaaaaaataaaaaataaaaaaccagAGACAACATATTGGAAATTGCACATGACAGCTCGGACGCTTGCAGCATCAGATGCTATTAGTGGCGGACGCTACAAAATATATTGTGTGTCCGTCATTCATGGTGGTATTTTGCTTTAATTTTGCAAAACATCGTCATCtatcttatttttgaaattgcttttttttaaaaaaaaacccacatGAATAGTTGTCACCTCTTCTTATCAAACTCTACGCAAAACTATATTATATTGGAGCACACggtgtttcaaaaatattttttatttgataaatattaatgtaaaataaatgtatttttttaatgattttttcttGCTGTCTATTTAATTTGACCTAATGtaaaatcaatatgttttgGTTAATGTTGCATGTTTCAAggattatgatttttaaaggattatGGAAAATAAGATACTTTTGGAATGTATGATGATAAATAACCTCGTGATATNTATATATATGTACACAACTGGCAGTTCACCTAACCACCTTCTTGTAAAACCCGAAAATTTTCCTGATTTTGTAGAAATTCTTGACGGGTTTTCCAAATACTCTTTGCTGGATCATCAGGGAGTTGGGTTCTTGTAGTTTAGTCCTTTCATTCTCTTGATTACAGgaaatcttttgtttttgtgGTTCATAGTTCTAGATATCATTCAT
This genomic interval from Primulina huaijiensis isolate GDHJ02 chromosome 14, ASM1229523v2, whole genome shotgun sequence contains the following:
- the LOC140958059 gene encoding agamous-like MADS-box protein AGL62; translated protein: MTGKTRGRQKIEMAKMSKVRNLLVTFSKRRTGLFKKASELCTLCGAEIAIIVFSPGKKVFSFGHPAVDSIIDRYLSWSSNADTLPSATSSMQLVEAHRVARVRELNMYLNDMVGELEAEKRRGEEVRRLRKATHGVGSWWEAPVEEMGLKDLEQLKAAMEKLRNNVRRQVEKVEAKQVVVESSLFSPALGGGTTLLWSWRRWLNRG